Proteins co-encoded in one Ziziphus jujuba cultivar Dongzao chromosome 9, ASM3175591v1 genomic window:
- the LOC107426989 gene encoding protein IRX15-LIKE, with amino-acid sequence MKSNSTNTKLILLHPSSIHKQNGNGGGGIGVVGSHRLWLIFFVTFFTLAFTLTLINSTIPTPPLSNHPNPSFASTSPFSPSVADALLHYASISNSTTTHMSSAELASISAALRRCSPSCNFLIFGLTHESLLWHALNYNGRSVILDESEFLISKFEQSHPGIEAYDVQFTTKVKDFPELLSHAKERVRDECRPVQNLLFSDCKLGINDLPNHIYQVPWDVILVDGPRGYFQGAPGRMSAIFTAGVLARSKKGGGAKTHVFVHDFDREVERISSEEFLCEENLVENVDMLGHFVVDRKGVQSYAFCTNSTTSSSLSKTPSSSLSSAAEDDPSDEDDDN; translated from the coding sequence atgaaGAGCAACAGCACAAATACAAAGCTCATTCTTCTCCACCCTTCCTCAATCCACAAACAGAACGGAAATGGCGGTGGTGGAATCGGGGTGGTGGGTTCTCACCGACTTTGGCTCATCTTCTTTGTTACCTTCTTCACCTTGGCTTTCACTCTCACTCTCATCAACTCCACCATTCCAACCCCTCCACTTTCAAACCATCCCAATCCCAGTTTCGCTTCCACTTCGCCGTTCTCTCCCTCCGTCGCTGACGCCCTCCTCCACTACGCTTCCATCTCCAACTCCACCACCACCCACATGTCCTCCgccgagctcgcctccatcTCCGCTGCCCTCCGCCGCTGCTCTCCTTCTTGTAACTTCCTCATCTTCGGTCTAACCCACGAGTCCCTCCTCTGGCACGCTCTCAACTACAACGGCCGCTCCGTAATTCTCGACGAGAGCGAGTTTCTGATCTCCAAATTCGAACAGTCACATCCCGGAATCGAAGCGTACGACGTGCAGTTCACGACCAAAGTGAAGGATTTTCCCGAGCTTCTCTCGCATGCGAAAGAACGGGTTCGGGATGAGTGCCGGCCGGTTCAGAATTTGCTGTTCTCCGATTGTAAGCTCGGGATTAACGATTTGCCGAACCATATTTATCAGGTGCCTTGGGATGTGATCCTGGTGGACGGTCCACGTGGGTATTTTCAGGGGGCGCCGGGGAGGATGTCGGCGATTTTCACGGCGGGAGTGCTGGCGAGGAGCAAGAAAGGCGGCGGTGCGAAAACCCATGTGTTTGTTCATGATTTCGATAGGGAAGTTGAGAGGATTTCAAGCGAGGAGTTTCTCTGCGAAGAGAATTTGGTTGAGAATGTGGATATGTTGGGGCATTTCGTGGTGGATAGGAAAGGAGTTCAGAGTTATGCGTTTTGTACAAATTCAACAACATCGTCGTCGTTGTCTAAAACTCCATCCTCGTCGTTGTCTTCGGCGGCTGAAGACGACCCCAGTGACGAAGACGATGATAACTGA